In Salarias fasciatus chromosome 20, fSalaFa1.1, whole genome shotgun sequence, a single window of DNA contains:
- the LOC115408620 gene encoding mitochondrial glutamate carrier 1-like yields MAQQQQISLPAKLINGGIAGMVGVTCVFPIDLAKTRLQNQRSGQQLYRNMMDCLIKTVKSEGYFGMYRGAAVNLTLVTPEKAIKLAANDFFRHQLSKDGGKLTVFKEMLAGCCAGMCQVIVTTPMEMLKIQLQDAGRLAAQQRVMPSVATALKMGGTTAVLSRSYNASPAPQVMRVSAIQITRELLNTKGVTGLYRGLGATLMRDMPFSVVYFPLFAHLHQLGQHSSGDPSVPFYWSFMSGCMAGCVAAVAVSPCDVVKTRLQSLKKGANEETYNGVVDCVRKILKKEGPGAFLKGASCRALVIAPLFGIAQVVYFVGVGEFLLGYSPYNIYSA; encoded by the exons ATGGCCCAGCAACAGCAAATTAG CCTCCCAGCTAAACTGATCAATGGAGGTATTGCAGGCATGGTGGGAGTCACCTGCGTGTTCCCGATCGACCTGGCCAAGACCCGGCTGCAGAACCAGCGCAGCGGCCAGCAGCTCTACCGGAACAT GATGGATTGCCTGATCAAGACGGTGAAATCTGAAGGCTACTTTGGCATGTACAGAG GTGCTGCAGTGAATCTCACCCTGGTGACCCCAGAGAAAGCCATCAAACTGGCTGCCAATGACTTCTTTCGCCACCAGCTGAGCAAAGACGG AGGAAAGTTGACAGTCTTCAAGGAGATGCTGGCAGGATGCTGCGCCGGGATGTGCCAAGTCATAGTGACCACGCCCATGGAGATGCTCAAGATCCAGCTCCAGGATGCCGGCAGGCTGG CCGCTCAGCAGAGGGTGATGCCCAGCGTGGCCACGGCTCTGAAGATGGGAGGGACGACTGCTGTCCTCAGCCGCTCCTACAACGCTAGCCCGGCTCCTCAGGTCATGCGAGTGTCCGCCATACAGAtcaccagagagctgctcaACACCAAAGGAGTCACGGGACTGTACAGGGGCCTCGGGGCCACGTTGATGAG ggACATGCCGTTCTCGGTTGTGTACTTCCCTCTTTTTGCACATCTGCACCAGCTCGGCCAGCATTCGTCCGGAGACCCGTCCGTGCCTTTCTACTGGTCCTTCATGTCCGGCTGCATGGCGGGATGTGTCGCCGCTGTGGCTGTCAGTCCCTGTGACG TTGTCAAGACAAGGCTACAGTCGCTCAAGAAAGGAGCTAATGAGGAAACGTACAACGGCGTAGTCGACTGTGTCAG gaaaatcctgaaaaaagAAGGACCCGGCGCCTTCCTGAAGGGAGCCAGCTGCCGGGCCCTGGTCATTGCCCCGCTCTTTGGCATCGCCCAGGTCGTGTACTTTGTCGGCGTTGGAGAGTTCCTCCTGGGGTACTCGCCCTACAACATTTACTCTGCATAA